Below is a genomic region from Verrucomicrobiota bacterium.
CCCGGGCCAGCGTGGCGAGTACCTTGACCGAGATCTTGAAGGTCTGTCCGGGCACGCCGACGCAATCCTTGAGGTGGCTGTGGTATGATATCTGCATGAGTCTCACCATTTTCATCCCGGACGACCTCGCGGCCGTCCTTGGCTCTTCACCCCAGGAGCGCGAGCAGCGAGCGCGTGAGGCTATTGCGCTCGAACTGTATCGCGAGGGCAAGATCTCACTGCGGACGATGGGTGAGCTCGCCGGTGTCGGCGGTGATTATTGGGCGGCCGAAAACTTCCGCATCCAGCACAACGTGCCCTTGAACTATTCCGCTGAGGACCTGGAAGCGGACCGCGAGGGCGCGGACAGGCTCATGGAGCCATGAGGCTGATCGTGGCGGACACTGGTCCGATTAATTACCTGATCCAAATCGGCCACGTCGATTTGCTCTTCAGACTGGCGAGGAAAACGGTCATTTCCCCCTCCGTGCAGGCCGAACTTCTCCATGACGCCGCGCCAACCGATGTACGGGCCTGGGCCACACAGCCGCCAGCGTGGGTTGAGATTCGCCGCGCCGCACGAGAGCAGCTCACCGAAGCCAAAGAGATCTCTGCCACAGACCAGGAAGTCATCGTGCTGGCAAAGGAAGTTAATGCCCCATTGCTCCTCATGGATGATCAACGGGCGCGACGGTACGCCCGTGCGTTCGGGGTGGTGACTTTCGGCACACTCGGCCTGCTTGAAGCGGCCGCGGCCTCACTTCACTTCCTGCAGCAATGGAAAAGCTTCGTCGGACATCGTTCTTCATCACGGACGAGTTGATCGAGGCTGCACTCCGGCGCGATGCGGAGCGACGCCGGTGATGGCCGACCTGAGCAGGTAAGCGTGATTGCCTCGAGACCTGCAGCGCCGTTGTGATCTGTCCTCGTTGGCAAATTTTTCTGTGGGCCTACCCTCTTGCGCCCGGGCCCGGGAGCGACCCGTGTGCAAAGGTTCGATAAGCGTAAGACCGGTTCGGCTTGAATTTCCATGCAGGCGACGGGTGCAAGCGGCGCTTCCGCAGGTCGATGCGTTTTGTAACATTACGAATTTCTCCGAGACCAAAGCGTTGACGTGTCACCACTCGCGGAGCCCGGCATTTGGGCCGCGTGAATTTCAGCGTGACTATTCGGTGACGGACACAGCGCACCGGATTGAAGTGCGCGTTAGGTCGGTGTTGTAAAACCCTCGGGCAGAAATACTTTTGGACTTGCACCGTGTAGGAATCGAACCTACAACCCAGTGATTAAGAGTTCACGGGTTCCGGCACCCCCTTGTGCGCCGTCCTGACCCCTTCTGCCCCTTCCAGAGCCGCTTCGG
It encodes:
- a CDS encoding DUF3368 domain-containing protein, which produces MRLIVADTGPINYLIQIGHVDLLFRLARKTVISPSVQAELLHDAAPTDVRAWATQPPAWVEIRRAAREQLTEAKEISATDQEVIVLAKEVNAPLLLMDDQRARRYARAFGVVTFGTLGLLEAAAASLHFLQQWKSFVGHRSSSRTS
- a CDS encoding UPF0175 family protein, which codes for MSLTIFIPDDLAAVLGSSPQEREQRAREAIALELYREGKISLRTMGELAGVGGDYWAAENFRIQHNVPLNYSAEDLEADREGADRLMEP